The following is a genomic window from Bacteroidia bacterium.
CCGGAGGATTGCATCATAACCTATAACGCACCTTGTGCGGATGGTGCGCTGCACATGGTGGATCTGACCGTCAGGGATATCTGTGATGGTACCGACACTGGGACGCTCTCCTATCGTGCGCCGCTCGACAGCAGCAGCTTTTTGCCCATAGTGATGGAATTTGGCGATGCGACCGTCCAGGGCGGGAAGCAATGTGTCCTCCCACTACAGCTCTTGACCCCGCTCGGGAATACGATGTTCGAGCCCTTGCAGTTCGACGTAGCATTCGACACCTCCTGTCTGCGACTGGATTCTGTAACCGCCCCTGATCACTCGCTTCTGAACGGCATGCCTCTCATCTTACAACCGAAACCGGAGGGCGTACGCGTGCTTATTGCGGATCGCCGCTTCCTGAATGCTCCCGGTCTCCTCCTCGAATTCGCCTTCACCACGGTCGCGACCACGACGGATCGCAGCTGCACTGTGTCGGCCAGCGGAGCAGGCTTCGAACAAGGATGTCACCTCCCGGTCATCCGGAGCGGAATGATCGAGATAGTGCCTCACACTCCCAAGCCGGAGATTGCCTGCGTTATAGACGGTCCGAGGACCCTCCGGTGGGACAGGGCCACCGCCGAATACATTCCGAACCCGATACTAGTGTCGCTTCGCGCCTACAACACCGGCGACGCTACGGGGCTGAACGCCCGGGCGCGGATTTCCTTTGACAGTACGGTATTTTTGCTTTCCTCGCCGAAGAGCACGGAGCAGCAGGGAAGTCCGCCGGATCTGGCACCCAATTCCTTCACCGAATTTACCTGGCAACTCTCCGCGAAACACAGGGCTGTCCCTGATTCCAGCGTAGTATGCATTGTGAGCAGCTACGACAATCATGCCGAGCAGTCCTGTTGCATTCGGGTGTACGTACCAGCAATGGGCGCCGCATTGAACTGCGCGGTGAGCGTCCCGCCGGTTACGCTCGACACACTCACTGGTAGCGTCGGCCCCATGCCGTTTGAAGTGATCGTCACCGGGTGGAACGACACGACCAGTCCCACGGATACGGTATACGCCATCATCGACGTGCCGCCGGATCTTCTCTTTGCGTCTCCCGATTCCCCGGCCAGTTCCAGAAAACGTCTGTCGAAACCCATACTTCAGTCCGGAGAGCAGGGAAGCGCCAGTTGGTTCCTGAGGCACGAGCCGACCGTGACGGACAGAAGCTATCTCATAACTGTGCAGCTGTCCACCAGCTCAGATACCACCTCATGTACGGCGCAGGTTCGTATACCGCGGCAACCGACGGCGTTTTTCACATTTCAGCTTACCACAGATGGACCGCCGGAATTCTGCATGGGCGATTCGGTGATACTGGACGCAGGTGAGTACAGCAGTTACTTGTGGAACAATGGGAGTGTCAGCCGCCGCATCACAGTGAAGAGCAGCGGTGACTATTACTGCACGGTAAAGGATTTCTCAGGGTACACCGGAATTTCCAGCGCCATGCGCGTCGTCGTTCACCCCATTCCGTCCGTCACGGTTACCAAGGCCGCCCCTTCACCTCTGTGCCAGGGAGATTCCGTGTGGTTGCAGCCGCAGGCGGAGTTCTCGCGCTATCACTGGAGCGACGGTTCGACAGCGCGGCAATTGCTGGTCTCGGAAAGCGGGCGCTACATCCTCACCGTCTGGAATGAAGGAGATTGTTCTGGCAGCGACACGATTGAAGTGACATTCATTCCATTGCCTGTGAAACCTGTCATTTCGCGCAGCGGAGACACACTCAGTGTTCCCGATGCAGGAGGTTCGATACGCTGGTATCGCGATGGGCGGCTACTGGTGACAAGCTTTACACGCCATCTGCCTCTGACTCACACCGGTAGTTATATCGCGCGGCGTACCTCACCCGCCGGCTGCGTGAGCGACTCGGAGCCGTTC
Proteins encoded in this region:
- a CDS encoding VWA domain-containing protein, with protein sequence MHSAPFTPIPRGVAASLLLLPFLFLSAYGQPQLDLKRIANRHGSVELYFQVECVGQPQHVLTEQNIVITDNGNTVDAFSLWCPDPRMEPTISASLVLCASGSMNGEKLQMAKDGASAFVDMMDGVLDEAMVVFFGSNVTVYQQMTTIKPLLHSAVQALPSTGYRALYDGMYAGIVELINNGINPFRGIVVLTDGIESASSTHDAQDIIGLAQRHRLKVFPIELRSTSMKDVLEDIATETGGRYYNADSGDSLIAAFRDAYRLLAQPPEDCIITYNAPCADGALHMVDLTVRDICDGTDTGTLSYRAPLDSSSFLPIVMEFGDATVQGGKQCVLPLQLLTPLGNTMFEPLQFDVAFDTSCLRLDSVTAPDHSLLNGMPLILQPKPEGVRVLIADRRFLNAPGLLLEFAFTTVATTTDRSCTVSASGAGFEQGCHLPVIRSGMIEIVPHTPKPEIACVIDGPRTLRWDRATAEYIPNPILVSLRAYNTGDATGLNARARISFDSTVFLLSSPKSTEQQGSPPDLAPNSFTEFTWQLSAKHRAVPDSSVVCIVSSYDNHAEQSCCIRVYVPAMGAALNCAVSVPPVTLDTLTGSVGPMPFEVIVTGWNDTTSPTDTVYAIIDVPPDLLFASPDSPASSRKRLSKPILQSGEQGSASWFLRHEPTVTDRSYLITVQLSTSSDTTSCTAQVRIPRQPTAFFTFQLTTDGPPEFCMGDSVILDAGEYSSYLWNNGSVSRRITVKSSGDYYCTVKDFSGYTGISSAMRVVVHPIPSVTVTKAAPSPLCQGDSVWLQPQAEFSRYHWSDGSTARQLLVSESGRYILTVWNEGDCSGSDTIEVTFIPLPVKPVISRSGDTLSVPDAGGSIRWYRDGRLLVTSFTRHLPLTHTGSYIARRTSPAGCVSDSEPFIVAVLGGVQRVPEREFALHVWPYPSSDELHIVLRSKVGEQVRIVLTDVLGKSDIVYSGRAGEAGVTLRISLQGRARGPLFIHAQAGEQRTIKKVMRN